From a region of the Cyprinus carpio isolate SPL01 chromosome A18, ASM1834038v1, whole genome shotgun sequence genome:
- the LOC109065548 gene encoding FERM domain-containing protein 4A-like isoform X9 produces the protein MTLAARLDDLETTLEHMLMDVFMTEGRRCQVHLLDDRKLELLVQPKLMAKDLLDLVASHFNLKEKEYFGISYVDETGHFSWLQLDRRVLEHEFPKKSGPIVLYFCVRFYIESISYLKDNATIELFFLNAKSCIYKELIEVDSEVVFELASYILQEAKGDFTSNDATRSDLKKLPALPTQALKEHPSLAYCEDRVIEHYKKLSGQSRGQAIVNYMSIVESLPTYGVHYYAVKDKQGIPWWLGLSYKGIFQYDYQDKVKPRKVFQWRQLENLYFREKKFSVEVHDPRSRASVTRRTFGHSGIAVHTWYACPTLIKSIWAMAISQHQFYLDRKQSKSKIHAARSLNEIAIDLTETGTLKTSKLANMGSKGKIISGSSGSLLSSGSQESDSSQTAKKDMLAALRARQEALEETLRQRIEELKSICIREAELTGKLPKEYPLDPGEEPPTVRRKIGTAFKLDEQKILPKGEEEELERLEREFAIQSQITEAARRLASDPHISSKKLKKQRKTSYLNALKKLQDIENGINEHRVRSGKKPTQRASLIIEEANIGSEDSSLSDALVLDDDDPQVTGTPTFSPAASPHKGLPPRPPSHSRPPPPQSLDGLRHLHYQRSDYDKSPIKPRMWSESSLDEPYERVKKRSSHSSSSHRRFPSTGSCEAGGSNSLQNSPVRSLPHWNSQSSMPSTPDLRTRSYVHSASITQPFRGRSSSLESQGKLLSLEADTEPGLSPDLFLSGPQRTGSNGSVVPDDCSSCTSHSSSEHYYPSSISNPNYCTLAEDSPSKARQRQRQRHKSAGHLGASSSGSMPNLAARNGSTHGGVCGSHQGVYLHSQSQPSSQYRIKEYPLYTEGSSPNAVVVRSLENDQEGHYSVKAQFKTSNSYTAGGLYKEGWGSGEDGEVGGGSGRLTPSRSQIVRTPSLGREGGGGGRAAVSEELRCWYQRSSGSLKEHSRVTHTSSNASDGRGGRIGTLVKGSPAASPHSQRSGTPCSDPAATPPCSPQHILNWQSGSPFTDSCFLSSPLCSEIVDVQWYGHEKAKPGTLV, from the exons ccCAAGCTAATGGCAAAGGATCTTCTGGACTTGGTGGCATCCCATTTCAACCTGAAGGAGAAGGAATATTTTGGAATCTCTTATGTAGATGAAAC GGGTCATTTCAGCTGGTTGCAGTTAGATCGTCGTGTTCTGGAACACGAGTTTCCTAAGAAATCTGGACCCATTGTGCTTTACTTCTGCGTTAG GTTCTACATAGAAAGTATTTCTTACCTTAAGGACAATGCCACAATAGAGTTGTTCTTCCTCAATGCTAAGTCCTGCATCTATAAG GAGCTCATAGAGGTGGACAGCGAGGTGGTGTTTGAACTGGCCTCCTATATCTTACAG GAAGCTAAAGGAGACTTCACGAG taatgaTGCTACTAGGTCTGATCTGAAGAAACTGCCAGCATTGCCTACACAAGCACTGAAGGAGCACCCTTCACTTGCATactg tgAGGACCGGGTAATTGAGCACTATAAGAAGCTAAGTGGACAGTCCAGAGGCCAGGCAATTGTCAA TTATATGAGTATAGTGGAGTCGTTACCCACATATGGAGTGCATTATTACGCTGTTAAG gaTAAGCAGGGTATCCCGTGGTGGCTGGGTTTGAGTTATAAAGGCATTTTTCAATATGACTACCAGGACAAAGTCAAACCAAGAAAG GTGTTCCAATGGAGACAGTTGGAGAACCTGTACTTCAGGGAGAAGAAGTTCTCAGTGGAAGTCCATGACCCGAGAAG CAGGGCGTCGGTTACGCGGAGGACGTTTGGTCACAGTGGCATCGCCGTGCACACCTGGTACGCCTGTCCCACCCTCATCAAATCCATCTGGGCCATGGCCATTAGCCAACACCAGTTCTACCTGGACCGCAAACAGAGCAaa agTAAGATCCACGCAGCACGCAGTCTGAATGAGATAGCCATAGACCTGACAGAAACAGGAACCCTCAAGACTTCCAAACTGGCCAACATGGGCAGCAAAGGCAAAATCATCAGCGGCAGTAGCGGAAGCCTGTTGTCCTCAG gctctCAAGAGTCGGATAGCTCCCAGACCGCTAAGAAGGACATGTTGGCAGCTCTGAGGGCCAGACAGGAAGCTCTGGAGGAGACGCTGAGACAGAGAATAGAGGAACTCAAGAGCATCTGCATCAGAGAAGCG GAGCTGACAGGAAAACTTCCGAAAGAGTACCCTCTCGACCCCGGGGAGGAGCCGCCCACCGTCAGACGTAAAATTGGCACTGCCTTCAAACTAGACGAGCAGAAGATCCTGCCCAAAGGAGAG GAAGAGGAATTGGAGCGATTGGAGAGGGAATTTGCCATCCAGTCTCAGATAACAGAGGCAGCGCGGCGGTTAGCATCAGATCCTCACATCAGCAGCAAAAAGCTGAAGAAACAGAGGAAGACGTCGTATCTGAACGCTCTGAAGAAGCTGCAAGACATCGAGAATGGCATCAACGAGCACCGCGTTCGCTCTGGGAAGAAACCCACACAGCGTGCCTCTTTAATCATAGAGG AAGCGAATATTGGCTCAGAGGACAGTTCATTGTCTGACGCCCTGGTGCTGGATGATG ATGACCCCCAGGTGACAGGAACCCCCACGTTCTCTCCGGCTGCCTCCCCACACAAAGGTCTCCCTCCCCGACCCCCGTCCCACAGCCGGCCGCCTCCCCCACAGTCCCTGGACGGACTGAGACACCTGCACTACCAACGCAGTGACTACGACAAGTCCCCGATCAAACCGCGCATGTGGAGCGAAAGCTCTTTAGACGAACCCTATGAACGGGTGAAGAAACGTTCCTCACACTCTAG CAGTAGTCACAGGCGGTTCCCCAGCACTGGCAGCTGTGAGGCCGGAGGGAGCAACTCTCTCCAGAACAGCCCTGTGCGCTCGCTCCCTCACTGGAACAGCCAGTCCAGCATGCCCTCTACCCCTGACCTGAGAACACGGAGCTACGTCCACTCGGCCAG tatAACTCAGCCATTCCGTGGCCGAAGTTCCAGTTTAGAGTCTCAGGGGAAGCTGCTATCCTTGGAGGCGGACACAGAGCCGGGACTTAGCCCTGACCTGTTTCTATCAGGACCACAGAGGACAGGAAGCAATGGCTCTGTTGTCCCCGACGACTGCTCATCTTGCACCAGCCACTCCAGTTCAGAACATTACTACCCCTCATCCATCTCCAACCCTAACTACTGTACGCTGGCTGAGGACTCGCCCTCCAAAGCCCGACAACGGCAGCGGCAGCGTCACAAGTCTGCCGGACACCTGGGTGCGTCCAGTTCTGGCAGTATGCCCAACCTAGCAGCCCGCAACGGGAGCACCCACGGAGGGGTGTGCGGAAGCCATCAGGGGGTTTACCTCCACAGCCAGAGCCAACCTTCCTCACAGTATCGCATCAAAGAGTACCCACTGTACACGGAGGGCAGCAGCCCCAACGCCGTGGTTGTCCGCAGCCTGGAGAATGACCAGGAGGGGCACTATAGTGTCAAGGCACAGTTCAAGACCTCCAACTCATACACAGCTGGGGGGCTTTATAAGGAGGGGTGGGGCTCCGGGGAGGATGGGGAAGTGGGTGGTGGCAGCGGGAGGTTGACGCCCTCACGCTCACAGATTGTGAGGACTCCATCTCTAGGCAgggaaggaggaggagggggacGGGCAGCGGTGTCAGAGGAGCTGCGGTGCTGGTACCAGCGCTCTTCTGGATCACTGAAGGAGCACAGCCGTGTCACGCACACCAGCTCCAATGCTTCAGACGGCCGTGGAGGACGAATAGGGACACTAGTGAAGGGGTCACCAG ctgcaTCTCCACACAGTCAGAGGAGTGGAACTCCCTGCAGTGACCCTGCAGCTACACCCCCCTGCAGCCCTCAACACATACTCAACTGGCAGAGCGG ATCGCCGTTCACCGATAGTTGTTTCCTGAGCAGTCCCCTGTGCTCTGAGATAGTGGACGTACAATGGTACGGGCACGAGAAGGCAAAGCCGGGAACACTCGTCTAA
- the LOC109065548 gene encoding FERM domain-containing protein 4A-like isoform X8, whose protein sequence is MVIQAAVTPSRTRRLLLKLPVGTLRRNSEERMTEGRRCQVHLLDDRKLELLVQPKLMAKDLLDLVASHFNLKEKEYFGISYVDETGHFSWLQLDRRVLEHEFPKKSGPIVLYFCVRFYIESISYLKDNATIELFFLNAKSCIYKELIEVDSEVVFELASYILQEAKGDFTSNDATRSDLKKLPALPTQALKEHPSLAYCEDRVIEHYKKLSGQSRGQAIVNYMSIVESLPTYGVHYYAVKDKQGIPWWLGLSYKGIFQYDYQDKVKPRKVFQWRQLENLYFREKKFSVEVHDPRRASVTRRTFGHSGIAVHTWYACPTLIKSIWAMAISQHQFYLDRKQSKSKIHAARSLNEIAIDLTETGTLKTSKLANMGSKGKIISGSSGSLLSSGSQESDSSQTAKKDMLAALRARQEALEETLRQRIEELKSICIREAELTGKLPKEYPLDPGEEPPTVRRKIGTAFKLDEQKILPKGEEEELERLEREFAIQSQITEAARRLASDPHISSKKLKKQRKTSYLNALKKLQDIENGINEHRVRSGKKPTQRASLIIEEANIGSEDSSLSDALVLDDDDPQVTGTPTFSPAASPHKGLPPRPPSHSRPPPPQSLDGLRHLHYQRSDYDKSPIKPRMWSESSLDEPYERVKKRSSHSSSSHRRFPSTGSCEAGGSNSLQNSPVRSLPHWNSQSSMPSTPDLRTRSYVHSASITQPFRGRSSSLESQGKLLSLEADTEPGLSPDLFLSGPQRTGSNGSVVPDDCSSCTSHSSSEHYYPSSISNPNYCTLAEDSPSKARQRQRQRHKSAGHLGASSSGSMPNLAARNGSTHGGVCGSHQGVYLHSQSQPSSQYRIKEYPLYTEGSSPNAVVVRSLENDQEGHYSVKAQFKTSNSYTAGGLYKEGWGSGEDGEVGGGSGRLTPSRSQIVRTPSLGREGGGGGRAAVSEELRCWYQRSSGSLKEHSRVTHTSSNASDGRGGRIGTLVKGSPAASPHSQRSGTPCSDPAATPPCSPQHILNWQSGSPFTDSCFLSSPLCSEIVDVQWYGHEKAKPGTLV, encoded by the exons ccCAAGCTAATGGCAAAGGATCTTCTGGACTTGGTGGCATCCCATTTCAACCTGAAGGAGAAGGAATATTTTGGAATCTCTTATGTAGATGAAAC GGGTCATTTCAGCTGGTTGCAGTTAGATCGTCGTGTTCTGGAACACGAGTTTCCTAAGAAATCTGGACCCATTGTGCTTTACTTCTGCGTTAG GTTCTACATAGAAAGTATTTCTTACCTTAAGGACAATGCCACAATAGAGTTGTTCTTCCTCAATGCTAAGTCCTGCATCTATAAG GAGCTCATAGAGGTGGACAGCGAGGTGGTGTTTGAACTGGCCTCCTATATCTTACAG GAAGCTAAAGGAGACTTCACGAG taatgaTGCTACTAGGTCTGATCTGAAGAAACTGCCAGCATTGCCTACACAAGCACTGAAGGAGCACCCTTCACTTGCATactg tgAGGACCGGGTAATTGAGCACTATAAGAAGCTAAGTGGACAGTCCAGAGGCCAGGCAATTGTCAA TTATATGAGTATAGTGGAGTCGTTACCCACATATGGAGTGCATTATTACGCTGTTAAG gaTAAGCAGGGTATCCCGTGGTGGCTGGGTTTGAGTTATAAAGGCATTTTTCAATATGACTACCAGGACAAAGTCAAACCAAGAAAG GTGTTCCAATGGAGACAGTTGGAGAACCTGTACTTCAGGGAGAAGAAGTTCTCAGTGGAAGTCCATGACCCGAGAAG GGCGTCGGTTACGCGGAGGACGTTTGGTCACAGTGGCATCGCCGTGCACACCTGGTACGCCTGTCCCACCCTCATCAAATCCATCTGGGCCATGGCCATTAGCCAACACCAGTTCTACCTGGACCGCAAACAGAGCAaa agTAAGATCCACGCAGCACGCAGTCTGAATGAGATAGCCATAGACCTGACAGAAACAGGAACCCTCAAGACTTCCAAACTGGCCAACATGGGCAGCAAAGGCAAAATCATCAGCGGCAGTAGCGGAAGCCTGTTGTCCTCAG gctctCAAGAGTCGGATAGCTCCCAGACCGCTAAGAAGGACATGTTGGCAGCTCTGAGGGCCAGACAGGAAGCTCTGGAGGAGACGCTGAGACAGAGAATAGAGGAACTCAAGAGCATCTGCATCAGAGAAGCG GAGCTGACAGGAAAACTTCCGAAAGAGTACCCTCTCGACCCCGGGGAGGAGCCGCCCACCGTCAGACGTAAAATTGGCACTGCCTTCAAACTAGACGAGCAGAAGATCCTGCCCAAAGGAGAG GAAGAGGAATTGGAGCGATTGGAGAGGGAATTTGCCATCCAGTCTCAGATAACAGAGGCAGCGCGGCGGTTAGCATCAGATCCTCACATCAGCAGCAAAAAGCTGAAGAAACAGAGGAAGACGTCGTATCTGAACGCTCTGAAGAAGCTGCAAGACATCGAGAATGGCATCAACGAGCACCGCGTTCGCTCTGGGAAGAAACCCACACAGCGTGCCTCTTTAATCATAGAGG AAGCGAATATTGGCTCAGAGGACAGTTCATTGTCTGACGCCCTGGTGCTGGATGATG ATGACCCCCAGGTGACAGGAACCCCCACGTTCTCTCCGGCTGCCTCCCCACACAAAGGTCTCCCTCCCCGACCCCCGTCCCACAGCCGGCCGCCTCCCCCACAGTCCCTGGACGGACTGAGACACCTGCACTACCAACGCAGTGACTACGACAAGTCCCCGATCAAACCGCGCATGTGGAGCGAAAGCTCTTTAGACGAACCCTATGAACGGGTGAAGAAACGTTCCTCACACTCTAG CAGTAGTCACAGGCGGTTCCCCAGCACTGGCAGCTGTGAGGCCGGAGGGAGCAACTCTCTCCAGAACAGCCCTGTGCGCTCGCTCCCTCACTGGAACAGCCAGTCCAGCATGCCCTCTACCCCTGACCTGAGAACACGGAGCTACGTCCACTCGGCCAG tatAACTCAGCCATTCCGTGGCCGAAGTTCCAGTTTAGAGTCTCAGGGGAAGCTGCTATCCTTGGAGGCGGACACAGAGCCGGGACTTAGCCCTGACCTGTTTCTATCAGGACCACAGAGGACAGGAAGCAATGGCTCTGTTGTCCCCGACGACTGCTCATCTTGCACCAGCCACTCCAGTTCAGAACATTACTACCCCTCATCCATCTCCAACCCTAACTACTGTACGCTGGCTGAGGACTCGCCCTCCAAAGCCCGACAACGGCAGCGGCAGCGTCACAAGTCTGCCGGACACCTGGGTGCGTCCAGTTCTGGCAGTATGCCCAACCTAGCAGCCCGCAACGGGAGCACCCACGGAGGGGTGTGCGGAAGCCATCAGGGGGTTTACCTCCACAGCCAGAGCCAACCTTCCTCACAGTATCGCATCAAAGAGTACCCACTGTACACGGAGGGCAGCAGCCCCAACGCCGTGGTTGTCCGCAGCCTGGAGAATGACCAGGAGGGGCACTATAGTGTCAAGGCACAGTTCAAGACCTCCAACTCATACACAGCTGGGGGGCTTTATAAGGAGGGGTGGGGCTCCGGGGAGGATGGGGAAGTGGGTGGTGGCAGCGGGAGGTTGACGCCCTCACGCTCACAGATTGTGAGGACTCCATCTCTAGGCAgggaaggaggaggagggggacGGGCAGCGGTGTCAGAGGAGCTGCGGTGCTGGTACCAGCGCTCTTCTGGATCACTGAAGGAGCACAGCCGTGTCACGCACACCAGCTCCAATGCTTCAGACGGCCGTGGAGGACGAATAGGGACACTAGTGAAGGGGTCACCAG ctgcaTCTCCACACAGTCAGAGGAGTGGAACTCCCTGCAGTGACCCTGCAGCTACACCCCCCTGCAGCCCTCAACACATACTCAACTGGCAGAGCGG ATCGCCGTTCACCGATAGTTGTTTCCTGAGCAGTCCCCTGTGCTCTGAGATAGTGGACGTACAATGGTACGGGCACGAGAAGGCAAAGCCGGGAACACTCGTCTAA
- the LOC109065548 gene encoding FERM domain-containing protein 4A-like isoform X7, producing MVIQAAVTPSRTRRLLLKLPVGTLRRNSEERMTEGRRCQVHLLDDRKLELLVQPKLMAKDLLDLVASHFNLKEKEYFGISYVDETGHFSWLQLDRRVLEHEFPKKSGPIVLYFCVRFYIESISYLKDNATIELFFLNAKSCIYKELIEVDSEVVFELASYILQEAKGDFTSNDATRSDLKKLPALPTQALKEHPSLAYCEDRVIEHYKKLSGQSRGQAIVNYMSIVESLPTYGVHYYAVKDKQGIPWWLGLSYKGIFQYDYQDKVKPRKVFQWRQLENLYFREKKFSVEVHDPRSRASVTRRTFGHSGIAVHTWYACPTLIKSIWAMAISQHQFYLDRKQSKSKIHAARSLNEIAIDLTETGTLKTSKLANMGSKGKIISGSSGSLLSSGSQESDSSQTAKKDMLAALRARQEALEETLRQRIEELKSICIREAELTGKLPKEYPLDPGEEPPTVRRKIGTAFKLDEQKILPKGEEEELERLEREFAIQSQITEAARRLASDPHISSKKLKKQRKTSYLNALKKLQDIENGINEHRVRSGKKPTQRASLIIEEANIGSEDSSLSDALVLDDDDPQVTGTPTFSPAASPHKGLPPRPPSHSRPPPPQSLDGLRHLHYQRSDYDKSPIKPRMWSESSLDEPYERVKKRSSHSSSSHRRFPSTGSCEAGGSNSLQNSPVRSLPHWNSQSSMPSTPDLRTRSYVHSASITQPFRGRSSSLESQGKLLSLEADTEPGLSPDLFLSGPQRTGSNGSVVPDDCSSCTSHSSSEHYYPSSISNPNYCTLAEDSPSKARQRQRQRHKSAGHLGASSSGSMPNLAARNGSTHGGVCGSHQGVYLHSQSQPSSQYRIKEYPLYTEGSSPNAVVVRSLENDQEGHYSVKAQFKTSNSYTAGGLYKEGWGSGEDGEVGGGSGRLTPSRSQIVRTPSLGREGGGGGRAAVSEELRCWYQRSSGSLKEHSRVTHTSSNASDGRGGRIGTLVKGSPAASPHSQRSGTPCSDPAATPPCSPQHILNWQSGSPFTDSCFLSSPLCSEIVDVQWYGHEKAKPGTLV from the exons ccCAAGCTAATGGCAAAGGATCTTCTGGACTTGGTGGCATCCCATTTCAACCTGAAGGAGAAGGAATATTTTGGAATCTCTTATGTAGATGAAAC GGGTCATTTCAGCTGGTTGCAGTTAGATCGTCGTGTTCTGGAACACGAGTTTCCTAAGAAATCTGGACCCATTGTGCTTTACTTCTGCGTTAG GTTCTACATAGAAAGTATTTCTTACCTTAAGGACAATGCCACAATAGAGTTGTTCTTCCTCAATGCTAAGTCCTGCATCTATAAG GAGCTCATAGAGGTGGACAGCGAGGTGGTGTTTGAACTGGCCTCCTATATCTTACAG GAAGCTAAAGGAGACTTCACGAG taatgaTGCTACTAGGTCTGATCTGAAGAAACTGCCAGCATTGCCTACACAAGCACTGAAGGAGCACCCTTCACTTGCATactg tgAGGACCGGGTAATTGAGCACTATAAGAAGCTAAGTGGACAGTCCAGAGGCCAGGCAATTGTCAA TTATATGAGTATAGTGGAGTCGTTACCCACATATGGAGTGCATTATTACGCTGTTAAG gaTAAGCAGGGTATCCCGTGGTGGCTGGGTTTGAGTTATAAAGGCATTTTTCAATATGACTACCAGGACAAAGTCAAACCAAGAAAG GTGTTCCAATGGAGACAGTTGGAGAACCTGTACTTCAGGGAGAAGAAGTTCTCAGTGGAAGTCCATGACCCGAGAAG CAGGGCGTCGGTTACGCGGAGGACGTTTGGTCACAGTGGCATCGCCGTGCACACCTGGTACGCCTGTCCCACCCTCATCAAATCCATCTGGGCCATGGCCATTAGCCAACACCAGTTCTACCTGGACCGCAAACAGAGCAaa agTAAGATCCACGCAGCACGCAGTCTGAATGAGATAGCCATAGACCTGACAGAAACAGGAACCCTCAAGACTTCCAAACTGGCCAACATGGGCAGCAAAGGCAAAATCATCAGCGGCAGTAGCGGAAGCCTGTTGTCCTCAG gctctCAAGAGTCGGATAGCTCCCAGACCGCTAAGAAGGACATGTTGGCAGCTCTGAGGGCCAGACAGGAAGCTCTGGAGGAGACGCTGAGACAGAGAATAGAGGAACTCAAGAGCATCTGCATCAGAGAAGCG GAGCTGACAGGAAAACTTCCGAAAGAGTACCCTCTCGACCCCGGGGAGGAGCCGCCCACCGTCAGACGTAAAATTGGCACTGCCTTCAAACTAGACGAGCAGAAGATCCTGCCCAAAGGAGAG GAAGAGGAATTGGAGCGATTGGAGAGGGAATTTGCCATCCAGTCTCAGATAACAGAGGCAGCGCGGCGGTTAGCATCAGATCCTCACATCAGCAGCAAAAAGCTGAAGAAACAGAGGAAGACGTCGTATCTGAACGCTCTGAAGAAGCTGCAAGACATCGAGAATGGCATCAACGAGCACCGCGTTCGCTCTGGGAAGAAACCCACACAGCGTGCCTCTTTAATCATAGAGG AAGCGAATATTGGCTCAGAGGACAGTTCATTGTCTGACGCCCTGGTGCTGGATGATG ATGACCCCCAGGTGACAGGAACCCCCACGTTCTCTCCGGCTGCCTCCCCACACAAAGGTCTCCCTCCCCGACCCCCGTCCCACAGCCGGCCGCCTCCCCCACAGTCCCTGGACGGACTGAGACACCTGCACTACCAACGCAGTGACTACGACAAGTCCCCGATCAAACCGCGCATGTGGAGCGAAAGCTCTTTAGACGAACCCTATGAACGGGTGAAGAAACGTTCCTCACACTCTAG CAGTAGTCACAGGCGGTTCCCCAGCACTGGCAGCTGTGAGGCCGGAGGGAGCAACTCTCTCCAGAACAGCCCTGTGCGCTCGCTCCCTCACTGGAACAGCCAGTCCAGCATGCCCTCTACCCCTGACCTGAGAACACGGAGCTACGTCCACTCGGCCAG tatAACTCAGCCATTCCGTGGCCGAAGTTCCAGTTTAGAGTCTCAGGGGAAGCTGCTATCCTTGGAGGCGGACACAGAGCCGGGACTTAGCCCTGACCTGTTTCTATCAGGACCACAGAGGACAGGAAGCAATGGCTCTGTTGTCCCCGACGACTGCTCATCTTGCACCAGCCACTCCAGTTCAGAACATTACTACCCCTCATCCATCTCCAACCCTAACTACTGTACGCTGGCTGAGGACTCGCCCTCCAAAGCCCGACAACGGCAGCGGCAGCGTCACAAGTCTGCCGGACACCTGGGTGCGTCCAGTTCTGGCAGTATGCCCAACCTAGCAGCCCGCAACGGGAGCACCCACGGAGGGGTGTGCGGAAGCCATCAGGGGGTTTACCTCCACAGCCAGAGCCAACCTTCCTCACAGTATCGCATCAAAGAGTACCCACTGTACACGGAGGGCAGCAGCCCCAACGCCGTGGTTGTCCGCAGCCTGGAGAATGACCAGGAGGGGCACTATAGTGTCAAGGCACAGTTCAAGACCTCCAACTCATACACAGCTGGGGGGCTTTATAAGGAGGGGTGGGGCTCCGGGGAGGATGGGGAAGTGGGTGGTGGCAGCGGGAGGTTGACGCCCTCACGCTCACAGATTGTGAGGACTCCATCTCTAGGCAgggaaggaggaggagggggacGGGCAGCGGTGTCAGAGGAGCTGCGGTGCTGGTACCAGCGCTCTTCTGGATCACTGAAGGAGCACAGCCGTGTCACGCACACCAGCTCCAATGCTTCAGACGGCCGTGGAGGACGAATAGGGACACTAGTGAAGGGGTCACCAG ctgcaTCTCCACACAGTCAGAGGAGTGGAACTCCCTGCAGTGACCCTGCAGCTACACCCCCCTGCAGCCCTCAACACATACTCAACTGGCAGAGCGG ATCGCCGTTCACCGATAGTTGTTTCCTGAGCAGTCCCCTGTGCTCTGAGATAGTGGACGTACAATGGTACGGGCACGAGAAGGCAAAGCCGGGAACACTCGTCTAA